A region of Streptomyces sp. TG1A-60 DNA encodes the following proteins:
- the cmk gene encoding (d)CMP kinase, whose amino-acid sequence MERATVIVAIDGPSGTGKSSTSKAVAAQLGLSYLDTGAQYRAITWWMVNNSIDIEDPSAIAAVAGKPDIVSGTDPSGPTITVDGTDVAGPIRTQEVTSKVSAVSAVPEVRARITELQRSIASGAGNGIVVEGRDIGTTVLPDADLKIFLTASPEARAARRSGELKGTDVHATREALLKRDAADSSRKTSPLAKADDAVEVDTSHLTLQQVIECVVTLVEEKRAGK is encoded by the coding sequence GTGGAACGCGCCACAGTGATCGTTGCCATCGACGGCCCTTCCGGCACGGGCAAGTCGAGCACCTCGAAGGCCGTGGCCGCGCAGCTCGGACTGAGCTACCTGGACACGGGCGCCCAGTACCGGGCGATCACATGGTGGATGGTCAACAACAGCATCGACATCGAGGACCCCTCGGCGATAGCCGCCGTCGCGGGGAAGCCGGACATCGTCTCGGGGACCGACCCGTCGGGCCCGACCATCACCGTGGACGGTACGGACGTCGCCGGGCCGATCCGCACCCAGGAGGTCACCTCCAAGGTCAGCGCGGTCAGCGCGGTGCCGGAGGTGCGGGCGCGGATCACCGAGCTGCAGCGTTCCATCGCGTCGGGTGCCGGGAACGGCATCGTCGTCGAAGGCCGCGACATCGGCACGACCGTACTGCCGGACGCGGACCTGAAGATCTTCCTCACCGCCTCCCCGGAGGCCCGCGCCGCCCGCCGCAGCGGTGAGCTGAAGGGCACCGACGTCCACGCGACCCGCGAGGCCCTGCTCAAGCGGGACGCGGCCGACTCCAGCCGGAAGACCTCGCCGCTCGCCAAGGCGGACGACGCGGTCGAGGTGGACACCTCGCACCTCACCCTCCAGCAGGTCATCGAGTGCGTGGTCACCCTCGTCGAGGAGAAGCGGGCGGGAAAGTGA